A genomic segment from Nonomuraea helvata encodes:
- a CDS encoding pyridoxamine 5'-phosphate oxidase family protein: MNQRARIAMSDDDVTAFLESSRKLQLATINPDGMPHLVTMFYGLDEGRITFWTYAKSQKARNLARDPRVSCLVETGDDYGELRGVLVYGKAELVDDRDRVMEVGLLVARRMTPGVPDELLLPYVEQTGRKRVAYVVEPTKVVSWDHRRLT, encoded by the coding sequence GTGAATCAGCGCGCCCGCATCGCGATGTCGGACGACGACGTCACCGCGTTCCTCGAGAGCTCACGCAAGCTGCAGCTGGCCACCATCAACCCGGACGGCATGCCGCATCTGGTGACCATGTTCTACGGGCTCGACGAGGGGCGCATCACGTTCTGGACCTACGCGAAATCCCAGAAGGCCCGCAATCTGGCGCGCGACCCGCGGGTGAGCTGCCTGGTCGAGACCGGCGACGATTACGGCGAGCTGCGCGGCGTCCTGGTGTACGGGAAGGCCGAGCTGGTGGACGACCGCGATCGCGTCATGGAGGTCGGCCTGCTGGTCGCCCGCCGGATGACTCCGGGCGTACCGGACGAACTGCTGCTCCCGTACGTGGAGCAGACCGGGCGCAAGCGGGTTGCGTACGTCGTCGAGCCGACCAAAGTGGTCTCATGGGATCACAGGAGGCTCACATGA
- a CDS encoding ferredoxin → MRIKVDYLVCEANAVCMGLAPEVFEVDDDDQLHVLLPEPPPELQDRVRHAVRSCPKAALSLEE, encoded by the coding sequence ATGAGAATCAAGGTCGACTACCTGGTCTGCGAGGCCAACGCCGTGTGCATGGGGCTCGCGCCGGAGGTGTTCGAGGTGGACGACGACGACCAGCTCCACGTCCTGCTGCCGGAACCGCCCCCCGAGTTGCAGGACCGCGTCCGCCACGCGGTCAGGTCCTGCCCCAAAGCCGCTCTGTCCCTCGAGGAATAG